The Nocardia vinacea genome contains the following window.
TCGCCACCGCGGTGCCGTGGGCCCGGCAGCGGACCGCGATGGTTGCCGCCGAACAACTCGAATCGATGTTGTCCGCGCCCGGGTACGCCGAGGAATATCGCGCGTGGCGTGCGTCGATGCAGGGAGTCCACCGCGCCGAGTGGACCAACCACCGGCTACTTCCCGACCCCGAACGCGCGCGGGTACGCGTGTATGCGACGCATTCCACTCACAAGTCGCTATCGGCGCTTCGGCAGGCGTCGATGATCCATGTCCACGACCAGGATTTCAAAGCTCTCACCCGTGAGGCGTTCGGTGAGGCGTTTTTGACCCACACCTCGACATCCCCGAACCAGCAACTCCTCGCATCCTTGGACTTGGCGCGTCGCCAGGTCGACATCGAAGGCTTCCAGCTGGTCCGGAACGTCTACGACATGGCGCTGGTCTTCCGGCACCGCGTCCGCAAAGACCGGCTGATCGGCAAGTGGTTCCGCATCCTCGATGAGGACGACCTGGTGCCCGATGAGTTCCGGCCCTCCGAAGTCAGCTCGTACCGACAGGTCAGGCAGGGTGGCTTGGCGGAGTGGAACGAGGCGTGGCGGTCCGATCAGTTCGTGCTCGACCCGACTCGGGTCACCCTGTTCATCGGCAAGACCGGCATGAACGGGTTCGAGTTCCGCGAGAAGGTCCTGATGGACCGGTTCGGTATCCAGATCAACAAGACCTCGATCAACAGTGTGTTGTTGATCTTCACGATCGGCGTCACCTGGTCGAGCGTGCACTACCTGCTCGACGTGCTGCGTCGAGTGGCTACCGATTTCGAGCGCAGCCGGCGCGCGGCCGGTAAGGCCGATCGCGCCCTGCAACAGCGCCGAATCGACGAGATGACGAAGGATCTGCCGGCGCTGCCCGACTTCAGTGAGTTCGACAGCGTGTTTCGTCCCGACGGTGCCCGCTCGTTCGGCGACATGCGATCGGCCTTCTACGCCGGGTATGAGGATTCCGACCGCGAACACATCCTGCTCGGCGACGCCGGGCGACGGATCGCCAAGGGGAAGACCCTGGTGTCCACCACCTTCGTCGTCCCCTACCCGCCCGGCTTCCCGGTGCTGGTACCGGGTCAGGTGGTCTCGACCGAGATCCTGTATTTCCTGGCCGAGCTCGACGTCAAGGAAATTCATGGATACAACCCCGACCTCGGGTTGTCGGTCTTCACCGAGGCCGCGCTCGCACGGCTGGCCGCGACTCGGCACGCAATTGCCACGGCGGCCGGCGATGCGCCGCAGGCAGCGACGGCGCTGGAGTCAGCTCACGCGGTGGATCGGATGCAGTCGCGATAGCGCGCACGGCATCGGCGCGCGAGCTGAGCTGGTCACCGTGGATAGCGAGAATCCGGCGACGATCGCATCACCAGTTGTCGGGGTCGCCGCCGCGGAGACGTTTCACGGCCAGGTCGATCCAGGTTTCGAAGTAATTGGTGAGATCGCCGGTGGTGGCGGGCCGGACGGTGATGTGTTCGCGGGTTTGCTGCTGAACGTAACGGCCATCGCCTTCGGTATCGAACCATCCGAGGGCGTACCAGGGTGCCGGGCGGCTGTGCAGGTATCCGGCGAGCAGGCCCGCGACGCCCGCGCCGGAGCGATGCTGAGTCAGACGATCGAAACGTTCCAGCGGACTATTGCGGCCATGGCCGTGGCCGTTGTTGCTGGAACGCAGGTCCTCGACATGGAAGGTTTCCGGTTTGGCGCTGCCCGGAGGAACCGAGGGCAGGATGGCGGCCAAGCGTGCCGCCAGTTGTTCGGTGCGAAACAGTCGACAGCGGATAGGGCTGTCGACACCGCCCGCGGCGGTCTGG
Protein-coding sequences here:
- a CDS encoding ESX secretion-associated protein EspG, translated to MTTMAEWSWEPDDFAALWYSEANDRFPHPLRYVSRLATNDEVAAHQAAVRARYGVEETEQINLALHTLTTSELRIEIAGESTVLGKGEPREYRVLGARTPYHAVMLTQTAAGGVDSPIRCRLFRTEQLAARLAAILPSVPPGSAKPETFHVEDLRSSNNGHGHGRNSPLERFDRLTQHRSGAGVAGLLAGYLHSRPAPWYALGWFDTEGDGRYVQQQTREHITVRPATTGDLTNYFETWIDLAVKRLRGGDPDNW